From Neodiprion pinetum isolate iyNeoPine1 chromosome 7, iyNeoPine1.2, whole genome shotgun sequence, a single genomic window includes:
- the LOC124222900 gene encoding diacylglycerol lipase-beta, whose translation MPALKLFGRKWLAATDDLVYPGLFEIFIRIIWLILMTIACIKYYDETWKCRTGGELVRVFLAGELTLLSIIATLLFVVVTHSSKGAITDTYSRRLVEPLLTVKVLLLFPEVVWNVLGTFWIFTRHVECSDDNYTIPVVEGLVLFHWVLLGLTMLGMALVFDPLGSLGLRDKTLQDFEEHRKVSSTWIRRFKFLWWMQRDESADETFQHVAGLLSALFRGTDLVPSDVMAGCILMRVRQKRETLELRRFHMLNRPVYTSDAREIFRLAPSWMSLEWAQHYMQLSVASYAWIFVMYQHMCTGCFRLAKYMTCCACFRRKHNAVIDDNCCLCNLAGVKYLSRLSEDDILHASFRNHLCEIPFCVVADHKTASIVIVIRGSLSLRDLFTDIAAASDVFEADGLPPGSMAHRGMIIGAKVLLKQLDQSKILTKAFTMYPHYNLTLTGHSLGAGLSVLLALLIRPHYPNLRVYAFSTPAGLLSREAARITEEFVFTIGLGDDLVMRLGVDSIENFRTSLLITLQACRLPKYRVVLNGLGYTLFGIPERDLEKLWQNGNTIGSMQGQLPLLSDPPTRQMDATLLERNVAMRRYSSVRLYTAGRILHISRFKSALKQKDSDDNGSDKCRYEMRWAQAEDFMELSVMPRMLLDHLPENLEHALTVLLGQQDEAPEDISIV comes from the exons atgccagCCTTGAAATTATTTGGACGCAAGTGGTTAGCGGCTACTGACGATCTTGTATATCCCGGgctattcgaaattttcattcgaattatttg GTTAATCCTAATGACAATTGCGTGCATAAAATACTACGACGAGACTTGGAAATGCCGTACCGGTGGAGAATTAGTGCGTGTATTCCTAGCTGGGGAACTAACGCTCCTGAGCATAATCGCCACGCTGTTATTCGTCGTAGTAACCCACAGTTCGAAAGGGGCTATCACAGACACATACTCCCGTCGACTGGTCGAACCGCTCCTGACCGTCAA GGTACTCTTACTATTCCCCGAAGTAGTGTGGAACGTTCTAGGAACATTTTGGATATTCACTCGACACGTTGAATGTTCCGATGACAACTATACGATACCCGTCGTAGAAGGGCTGGTTCTGTTCCACTGGGTACTACTTGGCTTAACGATGCTAGGAATGGCTCTTGTGTTCGATCCTCTAGGATCTTTAGGCCTCAGAGATAAGACTTTACAAGATTTCGAGGAACATCGCAAAGTATCCAGCACGTGGATACGgaggttcaaatttttatggTGGATGCAGCGAGACGAAAGTGCCGACGAAACGTTTCAACATGTTGCTG GATTACTGAGCGCACTGTTTCGAGGCACAGATCTAGTTCCATCCGACGTTATGGCGGGCTGTATTCTGATGAGAGTAAGACAAAAGCGGGAGACTCTTGAATTGAGGCGGTTTCACATGTTAAATCGCCCAGTATATACTTCCG ATGCACgggaaatttttcgtcttgcACCGAGCTGGATGTCGCTAGAATGGGCTCAGCATTACATGCAGTTATCCGTAGCTTCTTACGCTTGGATATTTGTCATGTATCAGCATATGTGTACGGGCTGCTTCCGACTTGCCAAATACATGACTTGTTGCGCGTGTTTCAG GCGGAAGCACAACGCGGTGATAGATGACAATTGCTGTTTGTGCAATCTTGCAGGTGTAAAATACTTGTCTCGACTATCAGAGGACGATATCTTACACGCATCGTTTCGGAACCATCTTTGCGAG ATACCTTTCTGCGTGGTTGCCGACCATAAAACTGCAAGTATCGTTATCGTGATTCGGGGATCGCTGTCTTTGCGTGATCTCTTTACAGATATTGCAGCAGCTTCCGATGTATTTGAAGCAGATGGCCTACCACCGGGTAGTATG GCTCACAGAGGGATGATTATTGGTGCCAAGGTGCTATTGAAACAGCTCGATCAATCCAAGATTCTCACAAAAGCCTTTACCATGTACCCGCACTACAACCTCACGCTCACAG gtCACAGTCTGGGTGCTGGATTATCCGTCCTCCTGGCCCTGCTGATTCGACCGCATTATCCGAATCTGCGAGTCTACGCGTTCTCAACACCAG CTGGATTACTTAGTCGAGAAGCTGCCAGGATCACCgaagaatttgttttcacAATAGGTCTTGGCGATGACCTCGTTATGAGACTCGGTGTAGACagcattgaaaatttcaggacTTCTTTACTTATTACCCTTCAGGCTTGCCGTTTACCCAAG TACAGAGTGGTCCTCAATGGTCTCGGTTATACTTTGTTCGGTATACCTGAGAGGGACCTCGAAAAGTTGTGGCAAAACGGTAACACAATTGGATCTATGCAAGGGCAACTTCCGCTCCTTTCCGATCCACCCACAAGACAGATG gATGCAACGTTATTGGAACGCAATGTGGCTATGCGAAGGTACTCGAGCGTTCGATTATACACAGCTGGGCGTATACTTCATATTTCAAGGTTCAAATCAGCACTCAAGCAAAAAGACAG TGATGATAACGGAAGTGACAAATGTCGGTACGAAATGCGTTGGGCCCAAGCTGAAGACTTCATGGAGTTATCAGTGATGCCAAGGATGTTATTGGACCACCTGCCTGAAAACTTGGAGCATGCTCTGACTGTGTTACTTGGTCAGCAGGACGAGGCACCCGAGGACATTAGTATAGTGTAG